In Nakamurella antarctica, the following are encoded in one genomic region:
- a CDS encoding DUF6036 family nucleotidyltransferase yields MSEPFDAEAIFRVLNQHHVQYVVIGGYAALLHGGTKPTVDVDVTPATDTQNLTNLTAALVHLQARIRVDGIHGGLPFATDANALAGMTALNLVTAYGELDLSLSPSGTQGYPDLIRAAAPHQVGNLAVQVASLRDVIRSKTAAGRPKDFDALPELITIANRQRPHDQVQNFRGD; encoded by the coding sequence ATGAGCGAACCATTCGACGCCGAAGCTATCTTCCGGGTCCTCAACCAGCACCACGTGCAGTACGTCGTCATCGGTGGATACGCCGCACTACTCCACGGCGGGACAAAACCAACTGTCGACGTCGATGTCACCCCCGCAACCGACACTCAAAACCTCACCAACCTCACCGCGGCGTTGGTCCATCTGCAGGCCCGCATTAGGGTCGACGGAATCCACGGCGGCCTTCCTTTTGCAACCGACGCGAACGCGCTAGCAGGAATGACTGCGTTAAACCTGGTAACTGCCTACGGTGAACTCGACCTGAGCCTCTCTCCGTCAGGCACGCAGGGCTACCCCGATCTAATCCGCGCCGCTGCCCCGCATCAAGTCGGAAATCTGGCCGTCCAAGTCGCCTCGCTACGAGACGTCATCCGCTCCAAAACAGCCGCGGGACGGCCGAAAGATTTCGATGCCCTACCCGAACTGATCACTATCGCCAATCGTCAACGCCCCCACGACCAGGTCCAAAACTTTCGCGGGGACTGA
- a CDS encoding DUF488 family protein: MTKKQTTDLAPTVFTLGHSTREFDEVVAMLRANNVTSLVDVRSFPSSRKYPQWNQDAIEQALPSDIGYRWIKDLGGRRHTPVGVVSPNTGWRVRAFSHYADYMTTPEFAAGLVELLELAQGSVPAIMCSEAVPWRCHRRLITDALIVAGAAVFNIMSLTSTKPAELTPFAQVRNGEITYPATAEAGS; encoded by the coding sequence ATGACGAAAAAGCAGACAACGGACTTGGCGCCAACGGTTTTCACTCTTGGCCACTCCACCCGGGAGTTCGATGAGGTGGTGGCAATGCTGCGCGCAAACAACGTGACTTCCCTGGTGGATGTGCGTTCGTTTCCGTCATCGCGTAAGTACCCGCAGTGGAACCAGGACGCGATCGAGCAGGCCCTACCCTCCGATATCGGGTACCGGTGGATAAAGGACTTGGGCGGTCGCAGGCACACCCCGGTCGGGGTAGTAAGTCCGAACACCGGTTGGCGCGTCAGGGCTTTCAGTCACTACGCGGACTATATGACGACTCCGGAGTTCGCCGCCGGGCTAGTGGAGTTGCTCGAACTTGCGCAGGGATCGGTGCCGGCGATCATGTGCAGCGAGGCAGTACCGTGGCGCTGCCACCGGCGGCTGATCACCGACGCACTGATCGTGGCGGGGGCGGCGGTATTTAACATCATGTCCCTGACCTCGACCAAGCCTGCGGAACTGACACCGTTCGCGCAGGTGCGAAACGGTGAGATCACCTATCCCGCAACAGCTGAAGCAGGATCATGA
- a CDS encoding DNA/RNA non-specific endonuclease, which produces METQLPVVRTAAGKPGQWNSELNAPKPNTTYVVDNKFVYHTDSSGRVVKSEAVLDSTSGGVRNTHQQRTAGNRGGRNDRQPGDQGGHIYGTQYGGPDEDINITGMKAELNAVGTREYGKLEDIWKKAADAGTPVNVKIEFSYKGNSTRPAGYDIAYTINGQEFFRYLAN; this is translated from the coding sequence GTGGAAACCCAATTGCCGGTTGTCCGTACTGCGGCTGGCAAACCTGGCCAATGGAATTCCGAACTCAACGCACCTAAACCGAATACCACCTACGTTGTCGATAACAAGTTCGTGTACCATACCGATTCATCCGGGCGGGTAGTAAAAAGCGAAGCGGTTCTGGATTCAACATCTGGCGGGGTGAGGAACACACACCAGCAACGCACAGCAGGTAATCGAGGGGGACGGAATGACCGTCAACCCGGCGATCAAGGGGGTCATATTTATGGGACGCAATACGGTGGCCCTGACGAGGATATCAACATAACTGGAATGAAGGCGGAACTTAATGCTGTGGGGACGAGAGAATACGGAAAGTTAGAGGACATTTGGAAAAAAGCGGCAGATGCGGGCACACCTGTGAACGTTAAGATAGAGTTTAGCTATAAGGGCAATAGTACGCGTCCCGCTGGATACGACATTGCCTATACAATCAACGGACAAGAATTTTTTAGATATTTAGCAAATTAG
- the pdhA gene encoding pyruvate dehydrogenase (acetyl-transferring) E1 component subunit alpha, whose product MTNTASASPSATDSLPEAPSDESPEVLIDFYRQMSFIRAFELRASEMYARAKIGGYCHLNLGEEATVVGLMDALGEKDYLFMTYRDHGYSLARGMEPGRVMAELFGKSTGVSRGRGGSMHMFDAVRRTLGGYGIVGGQIPPATGAALALKLRAEAGPDAEAVMCLLGDGTTNIGAFHESLNLAGLWKLPIVYVIINNRLGMGTSVEHAAAEPDLYKRGASYRIDGVRVDGDDVVAVRDAARAALTRARTTREPGLIEAMSYRLRGHSVVDPARYRSEADTQQAQRLDPVPAFRAKLIADGALDAEQASEIDVEADERVNAAVKFAQESPDPEPKALFDNAYATPVANAPLAFPGDPLLAAQTGPGQMS is encoded by the coding sequence ATGACCAACACCGCCTCAGCAAGCCCGAGTGCCACAGACAGCCTGCCGGAAGCGCCGAGCGATGAGTCGCCGGAAGTTTTGATCGATTTCTATCGGCAAATGTCGTTTATCCGGGCCTTCGAACTGCGGGCCAGCGAAATGTATGCCAGAGCAAAAATTGGGGGCTACTGCCATCTCAATCTCGGTGAGGAAGCGACAGTCGTCGGATTGATGGATGCGTTGGGCGAGAAGGATTACCTGTTCATGACCTACCGCGACCACGGCTACTCCCTCGCCAGGGGAATGGAACCGGGGCGGGTAATGGCAGAGCTGTTCGGCAAGTCCACCGGGGTCTCCCGCGGGCGCGGGGGGTCAATGCATATGTTCGATGCCGTTCGCCGGACCCTCGGTGGTTACGGCATCGTCGGCGGTCAGATCCCACCCGCCACCGGCGCCGCGCTGGCACTGAAATTGCGCGCGGAAGCCGGGCCGGATGCCGAGGCCGTCATGTGTTTGCTCGGCGACGGGACCACCAACATCGGTGCATTCCACGAGTCCCTGAACTTGGCCGGTCTGTGGAAGCTCCCGATCGTCTACGTCATCATCAACAACCGACTCGGAATGGGCACTTCGGTGGAGCACGCCGCCGCCGAACCGGACCTGTACAAACGGGGGGCGTCCTACCGGATCGACGGCGTCCGCGTCGATGGCGACGATGTGGTGGCGGTGCGCGACGCGGCCCGAGCAGCATTGACGCGCGCCCGCACCACCCGCGAACCCGGCCTTATCGAAGCGATGAGCTATCGGTTGCGGGGCCATTCGGTCGTGGACCCCGCCCGCTACCGTAGCGAGGCGGACACGCAGCAGGCGCAGCGATTGGATCCGGTTCCGGCGTTCCGGGCGAAGCTCATCGCAGACGGCGCTCTCGACGCGGAGCAGGCAAGTGAGATCGATGTTGAAGCCGATGAGCGGGTAAACGCGGCGGTGAAGTTCGCGCAGGAAAGCCCGGATCCGGAGCCAAAAGCCCTGTTCGACAACGCCTATGCGACGCCGGTGGCCAACGCACCTCTGGCGTTCCCCGGAGACCCGTTACTCGCAGCACAAACCGGACCGGGGCAAATGTCATGA
- a CDS encoding DUF2945 domain-containing protein: MTKKFSVGDAVRWNYESGRTQGVITKVHTKDVEFMGRTRRCSEDEPQYEIKSDKTDHLAMHKGEALTQVD, encoded by the coding sequence ATGACGAAGAAGTTCTCAGTCGGTGACGCCGTGCGGTGGAATTACGAATCCGGCCGAACGCAGGGTGTGATCACGAAGGTCCACACCAAGGATGTGGAGTTTATGGGTCGCACTCGGCGCTGCAGCGAAGACGAGCCGCAATACGAGATCAAGAGCGACAAGACCGACCACTTGGCGATGCACAAGGGCGAAGCGCTCACCCAGGTGGATTGA
- a CDS encoding sulfite exporter TauE/SafE family protein, with product MIVAAAIGLGLLIGAFLGALGGGGAILTVPALIYLLGQTAQEATTGSLVIVGAASITGMSGYARSHHVMWRLGVLFGIAGIGAAVAGTALNAQVDQRWLLLSFAVVMVLAAVAMLIRARNDAAAKTALATTKVPTPAGGPGPAPFVTSWDLTTGVRVLLAGLGVGFLTGFFGVGGGFVIVPVLVLIFGLSMATAAGTSLLIVTLNSTASLIARAGHVHVEWHVIIPFAVAAMVASLAGKAIASKLPDVSLTRAFAGMLIAIAAFVASENIIALAS from the coding sequence TTGATAGTCGCGGCGGCCATCGGCCTAGGTCTGCTGATCGGCGCCTTCCTGGGCGCGCTTGGCGGCGGCGGCGCGATTCTCACCGTCCCAGCCTTGATCTATCTGTTGGGTCAGACCGCGCAGGAGGCGACCACTGGCAGCCTGGTTATCGTGGGCGCCGCGTCCATCACCGGCATGAGCGGATACGCGCGTAGCCACCACGTGATGTGGCGCCTCGGCGTCCTGTTCGGAATCGCCGGTATTGGGGCGGCTGTCGCTGGCACTGCCCTCAACGCACAGGTTGACCAACGCTGGCTGCTGCTCAGTTTCGCCGTCGTCATGGTGCTCGCTGCAGTCGCCATGTTGATCCGGGCGCGCAATGACGCCGCTGCCAAGACCGCGTTAGCCACAACAAAAGTGCCCACCCCCGCGGGTGGCCCGGGCCCCGCACCGTTCGTCACTAGCTGGGATCTCACCACTGGCGTGCGCGTCTTGCTGGCCGGTCTAGGCGTCGGATTTTTGACCGGGTTCTTCGGAGTCGGCGGCGGTTTCGTCATCGTTCCCGTGTTGGTATTGATCTTCGGCCTGTCCATGGCCACGGCCGCGGGCACCTCACTGCTGATCGTCACACTCAACTCCACCGCATCACTCATCGCCAGAGCGGGTCACGTACATGTCGAATGGCACGTCATCATCCCGTTCGCCGTCGCTGCGATGGTCGCCTCGCTGGCCGGAAAAGCTATCGCCAGCAAGCTGCCCGACGTATCGCTCACCAGAGCGTTCGCCGGAATGTTGATCGCGATCGCCGCCTTTGTTGCCAGCGAAAACATCATCGCGCTCGCTTCCTAG
- a CDS encoding alpha-ketoacid dehydrogenase subunit beta: MTNDHAPETVAPAAEQNAPIITYRQALNETLRAEMIRDPDVFLMGEEIGVFEGSYKITAGLLAEFGPKRVVDTPIAEEGFTGAAIGAAMLGMRPVVEIMTINFSLKAVDQIVNHAAKIHSMFGGQASVPMVIRTPGGGGQQLAATHSQNLEVWYAHIPGLKVVAPSTPADAKALLLAAIRDDDPVIFLENLGLYNTKGPVPAGDEAAEIGKAAVVKPGTDLTVVSYSHGTVIALEVAHKLEEEGVSVEVVDLRSLRPLDRDTICESVRKTSRAVVFEEDWLSYGIGAEIAATIGEGAFDYLDAAVRRVAAAEVPLPYSKPLERAALPDAAALSKVIREILDATRFAR, from the coding sequence ATGACAAACGATCACGCTCCAGAGACGGTCGCGCCCGCTGCGGAACAGAACGCTCCCATCATCACCTATCGGCAGGCGCTGAACGAGACCCTCCGCGCGGAAATGATTCGCGACCCCGACGTATTCCTCATGGGCGAAGAGATCGGCGTCTTCGAAGGCTCGTACAAGATCACCGCGGGACTTCTTGCCGAGTTCGGCCCCAAGCGAGTGGTAGACACCCCGATCGCTGAGGAGGGTTTCACCGGCGCAGCCATCGGCGCCGCCATGCTGGGCATGCGCCCAGTGGTGGAAATTATGACGATCAACTTCAGCCTCAAAGCAGTCGATCAAATCGTCAACCACGCAGCAAAGATCCACTCCATGTTCGGTGGGCAGGCCTCGGTGCCCATGGTGATCCGCACCCCTGGCGGCGGGGGCCAGCAGCTCGCTGCGACCCATTCGCAGAACCTCGAGGTCTGGTACGCGCATATCCCCGGACTGAAGGTGGTGGCGCCGTCGACGCCGGCGGATGCCAAGGCCCTCTTACTCGCGGCCATCCGGGACGACGATCCGGTGATCTTTCTCGAAAACCTCGGCCTCTACAACACGAAAGGCCCGGTTCCCGCGGGGGACGAAGCAGCCGAGATCGGCAAGGCAGCGGTGGTGAAGCCGGGAACCGACCTCACCGTCGTCTCTTACTCCCACGGCACCGTCATTGCCCTCGAGGTTGCCCACAAGCTTGAGGAGGAAGGCGTCTCGGTGGAGGTTGTGGACCTTCGGAGCCTGCGCCCGCTCGATCGGGACACCATCTGCGAGTCCGTGCGGAAGACAAGCCGCGCGGTCGTGTTCGAAGAGGACTGGCTTTCCTACGGGATCGGCGCCGAGATCGCGGCAACCATCGGCGAGGGCGCTTTTGACTACTTGGACGCGGCTGTTCGCCGGGTCGCGGCCGCTGAGGTGCCGTTGCCGTACTCCAAACCACTCGAACGTGCGGCTCTTCCCGATGCAGCGGCGCTGAGCAAGGTGATCCGAGAAATCCTCGATGCCACCCGGTTTGCCCGATAG
- a CDS encoding dihydrolipoamide acetyltransferase family protein, with protein MAEIVMPRLSDTMEEGVLSRWLKKVGDQVHKGDVLAEIETDKATMDLESFEEGVLERLLVEAGSTVSIGTAVALVGDGSGADEPAARDDSSAPDLSSPPSVQLAQPLPAQAQTSALKPPAAPVPTAQDGRFRASPLARKVARDNGIDLATVTGTGPEGRVVRADITDAIAAARDAHAAAHPESAAHPEFPGQTRAHPTSSVGGAAPAPTPHTTEGDERIPLNNIRRITAARLTESQAVPHFSLTMVVDAEKLLAFRSQVNATLAAAGGATTGEATTGGAKISVNDLLMRAAALTIRAHPHVNSSWAGDSIVRHGRINVGFAVAIEDGLMVPVVTDADRKTLSEISTETRALAARARAGKLKPDEFSGGTFTISNLGMFGIDEFTAVINPPEAAILAVGAASPQPTLRDGQLINVPTMKITLTVDHRVLDGATAAAFLRDLTHVLEEPLRIVV; from the coding sequence ATGGCCGAGATAGTGATGCCGCGCTTGTCCGACACGATGGAAGAGGGCGTACTCAGCCGGTGGCTGAAAAAGGTGGGGGACCAAGTTCACAAGGGGGATGTACTCGCCGAGATTGAAACCGACAAGGCCACGATGGACTTGGAGTCGTTTGAGGAGGGCGTCCTGGAGCGGCTGCTCGTAGAGGCGGGCTCCACGGTGTCGATCGGGACGGCGGTAGCCCTGGTGGGTGATGGGAGTGGCGCCGACGAGCCTGCGGCGCGAGACGACTCTTCGGCGCCTGATCTCAGCTCGCCCCCGAGCGTGCAACTAGCTCAACCCCTGCCCGCGCAAGCACAAACGTCGGCGCTGAAACCTCCAGCCGCCCCGGTGCCGACCGCTCAGGATGGAAGGTTCCGGGCCTCTCCGCTAGCGCGAAAGGTCGCTCGAGACAACGGAATCGACCTGGCGACCGTGACCGGAACAGGACCAGAGGGCAGGGTGGTGCGCGCGGATATCACCGATGCCATCGCAGCCGCTCGAGATGCCCATGCCGCTGCGCACCCTGAATCCGCTGCGCACCCTGAATTTCCTGGGCAAACCCGGGCGCACCCGACGAGCTCAGTTGGCGGAGCCGCTCCGGCGCCGACTCCCCACACCACGGAGGGGGATGAGCGGATTCCGCTGAACAACATCCGTCGCATCACGGCCGCGCGGCTCACCGAAAGCCAAGCGGTGCCGCACTTCTCGCTCACTATGGTGGTGGACGCGGAGAAACTGCTCGCGTTTCGGTCGCAGGTCAACGCGACGTTGGCGGCGGCTGGCGGGGCCACAACCGGCGAAGCCACAACCGGAGGGGCGAAAATCAGCGTGAACGACCTGCTGATGCGTGCGGCAGCGCTCACCATTCGCGCGCACCCCCACGTCAACTCATCCTGGGCAGGGGACAGCATTGTGCGGCACGGGCGGATCAATGTTGGCTTCGCGGTGGCAATCGAAGACGGCTTAATGGTTCCCGTCGTCACTGATGCAGACCGAAAGACGCTGAGCGAGATATCCACCGAGACAAGGGCGTTGGCGGCTCGCGCGCGAGCAGGAAAGCTGAAGCCGGACGAATTTAGCGGCGGTACATTCACGATCAGTAATCTCGGAATGTTTGGTATCGACGAGTTCACCGCCGTGATCAATCCGCCGGAGGCGGCGATCTTGGCAGTGGGCGCGGCTAGCCCGCAACCAACCCTCCGTGACGGGCAACTCATCAACGTGCCCACCATGAAGATCACGCTGACGGTGGACCACCGCGTTCTGGACGGCGCCACGGCTGCGGCGTTCCTGCGCGACTTGACGCACGTACTCGAAGAGCCACTACGCATCGTCGTGTGA
- a CDS encoding helix-turn-helix domain-containing protein: MAKPGPTTSGYHERLPGNILKLARAQKGLSQRQLANAAGTAQSYIARIESGTVQPSMLALCKILAAADLELRPQLASYDDHDDVLDRRRSALTDDQRSEADGRHQSMVNLFTSGPAA, from the coding sequence ATGGCGAAACCTGGACCCACGACATCGGGCTACCACGAACGGCTGCCTGGCAACATCCTGAAACTGGCCCGAGCACAAAAAGGATTGTCGCAGCGGCAGCTTGCTAACGCAGCTGGAACCGCGCAGTCCTACATCGCCCGCATTGAATCTGGCACAGTGCAACCATCCATGCTGGCACTGTGCAAAATTCTCGCTGCGGCGGATCTGGAACTACGACCGCAACTCGCCTCGTATGACGATCACGATGATGTTCTCGACCGCCGACGTTCAGCACTGACCGACGACCAGCGTAGCGAAGCCGACGGCCGCCACCAGTCAATGGTCAATCTGTTCACGTCGGGCCCTGCAGCATGA
- a CDS encoding uracil-DNA glycosylase family protein → MRRVHRAEALASFDAIRSAIADDEPNAVMRERGWHPIYTASATARIAVIGQAPGIKAQTSGVPWDDASGKNLMEWLGVTPAQFRDPALFSLLPMDFYFPGPGRSGDLPPRRGFAQRWHPPLLTLMPNIRLTLLIGRYAQNYYLPESRRDSLTETVRNFAEFGPRQFPLVHPSPLNFRWQTKNPWFAAEVLPELRTRVREALQSTPGAR, encoded by the coding sequence ATGCGCAGAGTCCACAGAGCCGAGGCCCTCGCATCCTTCGACGCGATCCGCAGCGCCATAGCCGATGATGAACCCAACGCCGTCATGCGGGAGCGCGGGTGGCACCCCATCTACACGGCGTCGGCAACGGCCCGCATTGCGGTGATCGGGCAGGCCCCCGGGATCAAGGCACAAACCAGCGGTGTGCCATGGGATGACGCCAGCGGGAAGAACCTGATGGAGTGGCTGGGGGTGACGCCGGCGCAGTTCCGCGACCCGGCACTGTTCTCGCTACTGCCGATGGACTTCTACTTCCCCGGCCCCGGGCGCAGCGGAGACCTGCCGCCGCGCAGGGGTTTTGCGCAACGATGGCACCCGCCGCTGCTCACCCTGATGCCCAATATCAGGCTCACGTTGCTGATTGGCAGGTACGCGCAAAACTATTACCTGCCCGAGTCTCGGCGTGATTCGCTGACGGAGACCGTGCGCAATTTCGCCGAATTCGGCCCCCGTCAATTCCCTCTCGTCCACCCGTCGCCGCTGAACTTTCGGTGGCAGACCAAGAATCCGTGGTTCGCCGCCGAGGTACTGCCGGAGCTCCGCACCCGCGTGCGCGAGGCACTGCAAAGCACCCCGGGCGCTCGGTAA
- a CDS encoding DDE-type integrase/transposase/recombinase — translation MYLAVVSDCFTKQVVGYAMADHIRTELVMQAMMMAHKRKAFIPGITIFHSDRGCQYTSTELKVAAKVYGLRLSLGRTGTYYDNAWAESWNGTLKNERVNRTEYPTRKHAQIDITQYIELRCNQIRLHSALGYRTPNEAETEWHQQNTAA, via the coding sequence GTGTATCTGGCTGTGGTGTCGGACTGCTTCACCAAACAGGTGGTGGGTTACGCGATGGCCGATCACATACGCACCGAGCTGGTGATGCAAGCGATGATGATGGCGCACAAACGGAAGGCTTTCATTCCTGGAATAACCATATTTCACAGCGACCGCGGCTGCCAATACACCTCCACGGAACTGAAAGTAGCAGCGAAGGTATATGGACTGCGGCTTTCCCTTGGGCGTACCGGGACTTATTATGATAATGCGTGGGCGGAATCGTGGAATGGGACACTCAAAAACGAACGCGTTAACCGAACCGAATACCCCACACGTAAACACGCTCAAATTGACATTACCCAGTATATCGAACTAAGATGCAACCAGATTCGGCTTCACTCAGCACTCGGGTACCGAACCCCAAACGAAGCCGAAACCGAATGGCACCAACAGAACACGGCAGCATAA